In Eubalaena glacialis isolate mEubGla1 chromosome 4, mEubGla1.1.hap2.+ XY, whole genome shotgun sequence, the genomic window TTAATACATTAAGCCAATATTTAGCAGCATAAAACAATAGATAGCTCACAGTATCTGTGGGTAAGTAATCTGGGAAAGGTTTACCTAGGTGGTTCTGGCTCAGTGTCTCTCACAAAGCTGTCATGAAGGTGTCTGCTAGGTCTGCATTCATCTGAGGTATAAGTGGGGctggaggatctgcttccaagctctgTCACGTGGCTGTGGTTTGGAGACCTCAGTTCTATGCTCCATGGGCCGCTCCATAGTGCTGCTCACAACAAAGCAAGTGGCTTCCCCAGGGCACGTGATCCTcgtgaacagactaagacagaatCCATGTTTTTTAataacctaatcttggaagtgacataGCATCACCTTTGATATATTCTATTGATCACACAGACTAATGCTGGTGCAAATTGGGAAGGGCCTATATAGGGTAGGAATACCAGGAGAGTGGGATCATTgtgggggccatcttggaggttGGCAGCGACACTCTTCCAAGAGCTAAGGCTTTGTGGAAATGAGAATGCTTcttctaaaaagaaattttacctaaaaataaTGAGTTTTTTGGTTGAAAACGATAAAATCCTTAACAACCAGATTTGACCCTAGtgctatttctttctgttttctagatACTATTGCAATGTCTGTGACTGTGTGGTGAAAGACTCCATCAACTTCCTGGATCACATTAACGGAAAGAAACGTAAGGCTTGGAGGTAGTTTGCGATTGGGGCTGGATTTGAGTTTTGGAGGTGGGGTGCGGGAAAGGGTAGTTTCTATTGGGCCTCCTTTTTAATGTCTGGGGAATTCTCTAGTTGCTTCAGCATAGGTCATTCTTTACTTCATTATTTAATGTTTCTGGAGTCCATGAGGTGAGTATCTGTTCTAAGCTCTCAACAAGCCCAAACCATGGTCTTCTCCAGGGCCCAGCTGTCCCCACTGGTGTGCATCTGCTCAGTAAGGGTAGTTGAAAGCTGCGTATATCTTGTTATCTGGGGCTGCTGCCAGGGAAGTTTTTTTTAGCCctaattatttttactgtgtgttttatgagtctgttttttgtttttttttaatgtcaggaaAAGACTTTTTGAGGGGCTTAGGATGTCTTAACAACCTTAACTTCTTCACTGTTGACCCTACCCAGATCAGCGAAACCTGGGCATGTCTATGCGTGTGGAACGTTCCACTTTGGATCAGGTGAAGAAACGTTTTGAGGTCAACAAGAAGAAGATGGAAGAGAAGCAGAAGGATTATGATTTTGAGGAAAGGATGAAGGAACTCAGAGAAGAGGTAGGCTCTCTTCCTCATTCCACTCCCATCCCCAGAGGAGAGTTGTATCTCCTGAATTTCTGTACATTAAGGGGAACATTTATTGCCCTTGTTTGGGACTCTCATAATCTGAAGGAAATGGCTCTAAACCTATCCtttttttctggactctctgggccgtactttttttttttttttttactacaggaGTGATTAATTAAATGCACCTAGTCCCCAGGAGGCCCGTGGAACCAGGCTGACTGGGTCAGAATTCTTTTTCCTTCACATACTGGTTGTGAATCTTGGACAAGCTAtataacctctttgtgcctctgtttccccatatTCAAGATCttagtatataatatacataaagcacttagacCAGTTCCTGGCTTGTACTATATGCCCCAGAATGTTAGTTCCTATTATGTGGCTTTACTCCCATCACCTTGTTAAGATGTAGGATTGAGAAATGCTCTCCATAGGCTAAAACTTCTCTTTCTTGTCCCTTATGATCTTTACTGTGGCTTTTCCTCTGCTCTTGAAATTTTACttgtctttaattattttattctaaagatAGAAAGGAAGCTCACTTATCTCTTTCAACATTTGGCTCACGAGTCTGAACTGATTCTGAGTGATTTCCCTTCTAGGAGGAAAAGGCCAAAGCCtacaagaaagagaaacagaaggagaagaaaaggagggcTGAGGAGGACTTGACATTTGAGGAGGATGATGAGATGGCAGCTGTGATGGGCTTCTCTGGCTTTGGTTCCACCAAGAAGAGTTACTGAGGCTTTCTATGCTTGGCTTTTTGCCAGGCCTAACTTTGTGTTTGTGGGCGTCATCTTTTGGGAGGTACTGGGGAAAGTCCTTAAGAGTGGCAATGGGGAGGGCTAGAGGGTGGGTGTTTGTGGTTTCCCTCTACCTTGGGAGAGAGCACAGGATGCAAAGGAATGTGCTGTGGCATGTTCCTTCAGCCTCAGTATTTCACTGGAGACAGAGGACCTCTGATCATCTGAGTTCCCAATAAAGAAAAACCACCTCTTCTGAGGCTGCTTTCCCAAAACTCCCCTTGCATCTTTCCCTCTTCATCTGTCCATCTCATCTGAGCATCCTACATTTACcctgtgttctgcctttgttttaatttttactcttGCTTAGCCTACAGCAGAAGGGTTCTCTGGGTCCCCAGTTTCCAGCTGATAACATATCCTTGACTGGCCCCTCCTTTTGCCATTCTCCCCCAGTCCCGCCCCGTGGTTCTCCGGCCAcctgtgcatgcatgtgtatttCTGCCTGGGTCATTGGTATGTGCGGATGCGTGTGCATGAAACTGTCACATAGAGGGAGCCTAAGCTAGAGCCTCAGGAGCATTGCTGCCTTGGGGCCTGGTGTTCTCAGCTTCCTCAGAGCATGTAACAGGAAATTAAATGGGATGAGTGTTTGGTGTGGTTTTTGTCTGGTGAGTTTTTTAACCTTTGTTCTTCATATGTAAACTGTTCAGCTTTtcctgtttgtttcattttattgagGATTACTCTGTTTTTGTCTTCCTTGTAAGCAGGCTCTTGGAAGAACCTGTttgatgcaaaaaagaaaaaggagaaaacctCATATGGGAGCCCTTGGGTCTCAGAGGCTGTTCAACATGTATAATAAATAGCATTGACTGGGcctatttcacatttggtggGAACATCCCATATTCTTCCCTGTGTATTGTTTTTTCTTCCCCATACTTATTCTTCTCCCTTCATTTGAGCCCTGTCACTTTTTTTCTAGGTGCCTTCAACACGAGTTATACTTTACTCTGATGTGATCTGTGTCTGGAGGAGTTTGAATATAACTTTTCCTGTAATTTTAGCCTCCTTTGATCTTCTGTTTATGGAACAGCAGAGCTCAGGGTTGAAAACTTAGTGTTTTCCTAACTCTCCGCAGTTAGGCTAGGCACAGGGTTACTCGGTGTTTGCACTGTTGACATATTGGGCtgggtaattctttgttgtggaggctcccttgtgcattgtagggtgtCTAGAGTATCTCTAGCCTCTACTCACTAGTTGCCAATAGCACCTTCTCCCCAAGTTATGACAATGAAAGATGTCTGTGTCCCTGGAGGGGGGGCGGGGCATAATTcctcccccccagccccactgAGAACTATTGAGAAGCTGCCTTGCCTCAAGTTGGGTCTAACTTGAGAATTAGATGGTACAGACTGGCTAACTAAAGCAAAAACAACTTTGATGTTCCCTAGATCACGTACTGTGCCAGGCCCCAGGGatgcagacagaaaaaaaaaagtcagttccttaaagtaaaaaaacaaatggcAGTTACACAAGCTTCAAGCAGGTGAATTCTATAACAACTTTAGTTGCTTCTGTTCCTTGAAAAGTGGGCTCTGCTTGGGCTAACAAGGCTGCTACCATATGGCTTGTTGACATTTTCTGCCTTATCTAGCCCTTTGGACACCTTTATGTAGCATCTGAACCACTTGTGGGTCCCCCAAAGCACCATACTCTTTCCTTTGGCCTTTTGTGCAGAATTCCCTTGCTGTCAGGCATCTCTTTGGCTGACTCTTCTTTTtttgggggcggaggggggggtGGGTGGACAGCGTgctgtgaggcttgtgggatcttagttccctgaccagggatcaaacctgagccctcagcagtgaaagcgcagagtcctaaccacttgaccaccaggaATTCCCTGCCTAATTTTATTTCTGATGCTGTATCTTGCCAATGGAAACACTGAATGTGTCTTTATCTACTGGTGCAAGGACTGGCTCAAAATTTCTCATACAATATTCGTTGGCCAGCTGTGGACATATTAGTTGGTGCTTTCCTTGGCAGGATTATGTGTTCTACAGGTCCTTGGGTAAGAATCTACCCCAGTCAACTGGGTCCTTTTGTTCCCCCTGTCAAGGCAGGCTAGAGAATGTATTAATGAGCTGAGTTCCTTCCGTGGTTCAGTATTCATTCTTCAGGCAGCTAATTCAACTTGGCTTCAAGCGATTTCCCTCTTTTTGGTACCGGTGGAACCTGACTTCTGGTCACTTCTACTAAAAGCAATTCTGAAGTCCATTTTCTCTAAATTCTCTTGGGACTGGCAAGTGGTTTGAGTTTCCAAGGGGTCTGTCTAGGTCATGGCTGTTTGGAGGGGTTCAAGCTGGTGACTTAAAAAAAGCGGGGGGATGAAGGAGAAGGGATGGAAATTTAGGAGCCCAGAGCAATCCTAGAGAACTCCAAACTCTGGAAGAGAAGCTTTATTGATGTTTGTGGTCTTTCTAAAAATCCAAGGAAATTTTGCTTTCTGGTTGAGTCATATGCCTGTGACTGGTCTACATGAGTTCGTTCATTCAGTGAGTGCTGAGATGCTGAACATGTTCTAGGCCCTGGTAGTATCTTCTGGGGTAAGGCAACAAGGCCCCAAGTgtcatggaatttacattctgGTGGAATTGCCAATTAAAGTATTTAGGGAACAAAAAATCTGTATGGCTTCAGATGACTTTGTGACTTCAGGTGCTCCAGGGCCTCTCACATCTCTCCCATAACCTccaaaaatttaaatgtgaagTCTTTAATTCAGCAATCCTACTCATATAAGTATGTGTCCTAAAAACAGACTTGCTTACGTGTACACATGCATACAAGGATGTTTACTACAGCTATGTTtataacacatttaaaataaaaccggTACATTTATATTTGAGTGTAATTCAGCCAttacaatatatatgaattagatCTAGTGTATGTACTGACAAGATCTCCAAGACATTCTGTTAAGTGTAACAGAACAATGCCCAACAACCCAATCCCCAATAAGCCCACCCTTCACCCCCGCCAGTCAAAACTATGTTGTGTGTACAGTTAAATATGTAGATTGAGGGAAAAAACTGGAGGGGTACACACTGAAATCGTAGTCATGGTTAACTGGAGAAAAGTAGGAATTGTGGCTGTTTACAGTATACATGCAAGGAATAGGGTGTTTTTGTGCagtttagaataattttttaaaaatagtaacagaAGGAGTGACACTATATGACACCTGGGAACTGTATAACACCTGGGAGAGGAGCTGTGGGGTTTAGCTGCAAAGTTCCAAGATAAGGCCTGATGTAACAATTAGCAGCTTGTAAAGATTCCACTGTCCTGACTCAAGGCACTATGAAAGCTGTTTAGATCACAGAGTGAGCGGCCCTGTGTGGTTGTCGGGGGAGCGTAGAGGCTGGACCAGAAGTCCAGAGACTGTGGTGGACCTGGTGACTGCCGCGGACCTGGTGACTGCCGCGTGGTAGGAGGGAATAAGCCCGGAAGCAACTGCGGAAGAGCTCACTAAGAGGTAGGGGAGACCTGGGTCCTTCTCACTGCTCTGTGTCCGCAGATGGGCACTCCGAGTGtctggattgggggtgggggagcacgCTAAATCAGCCTGGATCGTATCTACTGTGGTTAGTTTGTTGTGACGCACCCCTTTCTCAACAGTCAAGGGGATATAATCCACAGCTTTGAGTGGGGCTGGCTATAGCTCAGCGGTTCCTTCGACTGCATCGTGATTCAACCGCTCTCCCCAGAGTGGTTCGAGACCCGCGGGCGCTCTCCAGCCCTTTTGCCGCTGTCCCAGccttcttcattttctcattaaTCCCTTTTGCTGTCCCAGCCTTCTTCATTTTCCCATTAATCCCTTTTGCTGTCCCAGCCTTCTTCATTTTCCCATTAATCCCTTTTGCTGTCCCAGCCTTCTTCATTTTCCCAGTGATCCCGCTTCGAGAAAGCATTTTGAGACTCCTCCCCTGACGAGAGCACCAAAGCGACCAGGTTTCCAGCGGGTGTTCAGCTCCCATTCGACTAGGAACCagggttccttggagaaatggctggtgctaggactggggcaggaaatacaGAGATGAACCCAGAGCATCTTGGATTCACCTAGTAGTTCCAGGAAGTAAGGAAGTGCTAAAAAAcaacctcccccccccaaaaaaaccaccccacttacttttaaaattacttttgacGTTAAATAATATTTGCGTTTTTGTTCCAATAGTTATCAGTTATACTTGTATTTTTTCTAAGTCCTCAAATAACTTTTCCATAAGTGGGCTGTATTATTTCGTTTGTCAGCTCTATCTTGACTCGCTCCTATTACTTATATAACGATcaattattttattccatttttccctttctctcctcccttccagtTTGAGTCATATtgtttttagaaaacaatttgcaTACTCTTTTCCCAGCCTTGTCACCACCTTTATTTTACTTGCAGATCTACAACTTATTAGTATATTTAATACTCACCATCATGATGAGTATTAGTTGGATGAAACTCATTCTCTAGTAAATTCCTCAAACGAGGCTCCTGAGTACAGTATTCTGAGTTCTTGCATATTTAATACTGATTTTCTATAGCCTTGGTACTTAAAGGACAGATTGGCTGGATATAAAATCTtggttctcatttcttttcttttccttcctaaatGACTTGGTCGTTTTGCCTGAGGCccagaggatttttttctttcaaatctaaTTGATTTTCTAAGATACCTCACAGTTGACCATTCCATATCAATTTTCTTTGGTCCTTGGGAGACCCTTTCGATGTGTAGATTGAAGTTTTATTTCCAGGAAGTTTTCTTGAATATTAcatctgtttcattattttgttcttcttctacAGGGACTGTAATATATGCTGGATCTTCCTTGCCTCTCTATCTAACACTTTCTCTCTGATCCTTCTTACTgatttcttgattttatttttattttcttggctgtTTTAATTCCTTCCGTCAAAACCAGTTATTGTATTTTAAGTAAAATCTCTTCCCCTTGGACATCttataatttagtttttttttttttcctgaggtgatttttctttttgatcagtTTCTTTTGATTTTGACTAACTCTTGtcttatatctttttgttttttgtccatttttgttcTGAGTTATTTTTCTGATTCACAGTATTTTTTCATATCACCAAATGACTGTTTAAGGTTATTTAAATCAGGTTGGAGTTTTCTTGTCTCATGgttagttttgaaaaaaaaatttattctctttttttgttgtctttatataatattatacctACTACTTTCTGTTCATTTTGAAATGTCTACTTTCCAGTTTCAGCAATTGCAAATGACGCAGGCAGTTGGGTGTTTTATCAGGTTTCTTAGTTTGAGAGTGCCCTCTTCTGTTGGTAGAATGGAGTGCATTTTTTCCAAATAGAAGGCACTTTTTTGGGAGTGGAGCCCAGGTTGATGTGTCTTCTGATTTTGTGActctctttcatttctctggTAGTCTTCATCTTCactctttgtttccttctttctcttcaccATCAAGCCCTCAAGGGATACCTGCCCTTCAAATCATCTCTTTCCTCTGGACAAGATGCCTTTCAAAGATTTCCATTTCCAGTCTCATTTTCAAGAATTTCTTCTAGAGTCCTCAATTCCTCTCATCCACCAGGTCTCAGACCTATTGTCAGCATTTCTCCACTCAAGCTGGGACTCTTTCTGGTGGTGACTTTATCTGTCTTCCACCATTGGTAGGATTCTGCTGCTCTCTAATCTTCTTTACCATCTTGGCCTCTCTTCAGTAGCATGGCTTTGTAACCGGATCTGCTGATTTGGGTTGTATAGTTACcagtttatatataaaatgaagtttATAATATTCTGTCTCCAAATTATGCTGCAGTCATAGGTGGTtttattagttttgtttgtttgggttttttttgctgcaccaaaTGGCTTACCGGAAaccctagttccccaaccagggattgaacccggcccccggcagtgaaagcaccgagttctaaccactggaccaccagggaattccctagctttcctttttgttcatttgtttgtttttaggatgGGTGGAGAGATTCAAATTTAGGTGGCTGGCATTCTGCAGGAACCTGGAAGCCAGCtcattttttccttaaacatttttttccttccagttttattgagatataatggatATAGAGCACTGTTAaggttaaggtgtacagcataatgatttgacctatgtacatcatgaaatgattagcacaataagtttagtgaacttctacatctcatatagatacaaaaataaaagaaaagggggaaaaaaaaagaaaagggaaacatttttttccttgtgatgagaactattaggatttactctcttagcagcttttatGTATAACAtaaagcagtgttaattatatttaacatgttgtacattacatctctagtacttatttgtcttataactggaagtttgtgcttttgactaccttcatccaattcccctcactccacccctgcctctggtaactacaaacctgacctctttttctatgagttttgtttgtttttgaagtataattgacctacaacactattttatttcctgacgcgcaacatagtgattcaacatttctgtACGTTACAGAAATGGTGGTTCTGTACACcaccaccataagtctagttaccatctgtcattatacaaagatattatattattattgactatattccccacactaaACATTTCATACCCGTGACTCATTCATtttgtaactagaagtttgtacctcttaatctcactAACCTATTTCCCTCAtccccctgccccactcccttctggcaaccagctgtttgttctctgtatctatgactctgtttctgttttgctgtgtttgttcatttgttttgctttttagattccacttataaatgaaatcataggtatttatctttttctgtctgacttgtttcacttagcatagtaccctctagatccatccatattgtcacaaatggcaagatttcattctttttatggctagtaatattcctttgcatatatatatatatatatatatataccacatctttttgtCCATCTATCAATGggctcttaggttgcttccatatcttggctattgtaaataatgctgcagtgaacataggggtgcatatatctttttgaattggtagggtttttttttttttttttgataaatacccaggaatggaattgctggatcacatggtagttctgtttttaattttttgaggaacctccatactatcttccgtagtggctgcaccagtttacattccaacCAGTAGTGCCccaaagttcccttttctccatatcctcaccagtatttgtttcctgtttttttttaataatagctattgtaacagatgtgaggtgatatctcattatggttttaatttgcatttccctgatgattagtgatgttaagcatgttttcatgtacatgttggccatttgcatatcttctgtggaaaaatgtctattcaaggtatctgcccatttttaattttgttttttttaatgagttgtaTGAACCACTTACCTATTTTGGATATtcactccttatcagatatatggtttgcaaatattttctcctattctgtaggctgccgtttcattttgttgattgtttttcttgctgtgcagaagctttttagtttgatatagtcccacttgttgatttttgctcttgtttgtgcttttggtgtcatatccaaaaaatcattgccaagatctatgtcaaggagtttttaccctatgttttcttctcagagtttAATGGTTTCATTGCTTACATTTAATCTCTTGGTCTACTttgagttaatatatgtgaatAGTGTAAGAAAGgggtctaatttcatttttttgcaagtgaatatccagttttcccagcaccatttattgaagatactatcctttccccattgagtattcgtCATTCCTTGTCAAAAGTTAGCTGACCATGTAAGTGTGGGTATACTTCTGGGTtcttaattctgttccattggtctgtatgttAGTgttaatgccagtaccatactgttttgattactatagctttgtaatatagtttgaaatcaggacgcatgatgcctcctgctttgttatttctctagattgctttcacttttggggtcttttgttgtttcatatgaatttggggattgttttttctatttctgtgaaaaatgccattggaattttaataaggattacattgaatctataggtggctctgggtagtatagacaACTTAAAACAAATTAactcttccaatctatgaacatgtgATGTATTTCGATTTACAGTaaatcccctacatatgaaccttcaagttgtgaactttcaaagatgcgaacatgcgttcgcatgtccaatcacataaatTAGTTCACGTGTCcggtgtacattgtcacgtgcgtgcatcctctacaagtggttgtgcttttgtgtactttactgtgcaGTAATGTATAGAGtatagtagtacagtatctttatctcaagcccaggatgtccggaagcaagcataaaagcagccgCGATGTAGCTGATAATGTACTGTACTTTTtagagtactgtactgtaagattaaaaatgttttctttatttttttgtgtttgtttgttttttatgtaatttgtgtgaaaagtactataaacctattacagtagggtagtatatagccaattgtgttaattgggtacctaggctaacttgttggacttatgaacaaattggacttacaaatgcgctcttggaatggaactcatttgtatgcagggcacttactgtatttgtgtcttcttccttcttcagtttctttcatcagtgtcttataatttttagtgtataggtCTTGTACTtctttagttaaatttattcctaagtattttattgtttttgatttttttaaaaaaattttttggccacaccacacagtatgtgggatcatagttccctgactagggatcgagcccacgctccctgcattggaagcacagagtcttaaccgctggaccaccagggaagtccctgaccctattttaaatgggattttttcctttttcatatagtttattgttagtgtatagaaatgcaactgattttttatgttgattttgtatcctgaaactttactgaatttgttgattagttctaacagtgtttgagtggagtctttaggattttttatatataagacCATGTCATccacagagacaattttacttcttctgttccagTTTGGATgcgttttgtttctttttcttgcctaatttctctggctggactccagtactatgttgaataggaataGTGAgggtgggcacccttgtcttgttcctcatcttagagggaaAGTTTTCactctttcaccactgagtatgatgttagttgttggcttgtcatatatggtttttattatgttgaagtatgttccttctatactcaatttgttgagagtttttatcttgaaaatatattgaattttttcaaaaattttttgcatctattgagatgatcacattgtctttcattcattttatatagtgtcacatttattgatttgcatatgatGAACTGTCTTTTCATCCCAGGGGTACATcccacttgactttttttttttttttttttcatgcctcttggcttgtgggatcttacttagttccctaaccagggatcgaacccacaccctcagcagtgaaactgcagggtcctaaccactggaccaccagggaattcccccacttgatccttttaatgtgctgttcaaTTTGATTTgttagtactttgttgaggatttttgcatctgtattcatcagggatattggcctgtagttttggggttttttttaaacatctttgctggagtataattgctttacaacggtgtgttagtttctgctgtataacaaagtgaatcagctctacatatacgtatatccccatttctcctccctcttgcgtctccctcccacccccccatcccacccctctaggtggacacaaagcaccgagctgatctccctgtgccatgcggctgcttcccactagctatctattttacatttgatagtgcatatatgtcgaggccactctcttactttgtcccagcttacccttccccctccctgtgtcctcaagtccattctctgcatctgcgtctttattcctgtcctgcccctaggttcttcacaacatttttttttttttaagattccatatatatgtgttagcatatggtatttgtttttctctttctgacttacttcactctgtatgacagactctaggtccctccacctcactacaaataactcaatttcgtttctttttatggctgagtaatattccattgtatatatatgccacatcttcttcatccattcatctgtcagtggacacttaggttgcttccatgtcctgactattgtaaatagtgctgcaatgaacattgtggt contains:
- the ZMAT2 gene encoding zinc finger matrin-type protein 2; translated protein: MASGSGTKNLDFRRKWDKDEYEKLAEKRLTEEREKKDGKPVQPVKRELLRHRDYKVDLESKLGKTIVITKTTPQSEMGGYYCNVCDCVVKDSINFLDHINGKKHQRNLGMSMRVERSTLDQVKKRFEVNKKKMEEKQKDYDFEERMKELREEEEKAKAYKKEKQKEKKRRAEEDLTFEEDDEMAAVMGFSGFGSTKKSY